A region of the Muricauda sp. MAR_2010_75 genome:
TATTGTTTCCACATGATGATGCTGTACCATACCACATCTACATCAAGGTTTTGAACGCAACTGATTTTGGTGTGCCCCAAAACAGGGAAAGGGTTTTTATTGTTGGTATCCGGGATGATGTTAATAATAGATTTGAATGGCCTAGTCCTATTACATTAGAAAAGCAATTAATTGATATTCTTGAAGATGAGGTTGATGAAAAATATTTTTTAACTAAAAAAGCTGTCCAATACTTATTTAAAGGTCAGAAAGAACGTGGTAGAAATAGATTTAACATTAGCGATGGGGAAGGTATAAGTACTGCAATAACCTCAAACTATAGTAAAGGAGTTCATAATCAAGGGGAAACATATATATCTCATCCTGTATGTGTAAGATGGCAAAATAAAGATTCTGGTGTTGTTATTGATTCTAAGGCACCATCACTTAGATCTTCGGGTGGTACGGATATTAGAAAAAAACCATGTGTGTTGGTTAAATCAGCCAATTCAAAAGGATTTGAAGAAGCAACGGAGTATGATTCAATCAATTTTTCACACCCAAATTCAAAAACTAGAAGGGGTAGAGTAGGTAAAAAGGTTGCTCAAACTCTTGATGCTTCATGTAATCAAGGTATTTGTATCCCTGTAAATTCTCCAGATATCAAAAATAAGGATCAAAACGGAAGAAGGTTTAAAACCAATGGTGAGGTTAGTTTTACTTTGACCTCACAGGACCGGCACGGGGTATTGATAAGCAATGATAGTGGCCAATCTTTTAAAATTAGAAGATTTACCCCAAGGGAATGTTTAAGACTGATGGGTTTCCCAGATTATTTTAAGATAGCAGTTAGCGACACTCAAATCTATAGACAATCCGGAAACAGCATTGTAATGGATGTTTTAAGTGCCATAATAAATAATCTAAAACTCATTTGATGGCTTTAAAACTGAAAATACTTCCCCAATACAAACCAAATGAACTTAGGTCATTGGATGTGCTTCAATTCGCTTATGATGAGGTGTTATTTGAAAAGATAATTGAAACAGAAAGATTGCATGGTAAACCGGTCAAACTTCCAGTAGAATCGCATGTGGCTAGTGGGGCATTTGATAATTCAACCTTTGGTCCAACCACTAAAACCCTATATGGTGACATCATCAAAGAGTTACCTGTATGGCGTTTAAAATCAATCTTCCTTGAAGGCAATCTGGAAGATTGGAAATTGAATGAAACATGGAGAAACAAGGCTGTAAGAGCCTT
Encoded here:
- the dcm gene encoding DNA (cytosine-5-)-methyltransferase; this translates as MIKVGSDCSGIGAFIQALKALGIEYTEEFACDFDYYARISYLANYGTVEDLKLARTKQHKKYADGVKKIALSEEEPTVDDIRFLNEANEFAKSFSFYFPFNMYQRDIPKDPLDIYVSTVPRQAFSIAGKRKGEGDKRGILFYNSHEFIQKNKPRYFLFENVKGLLSHDKDSNDPKNPIGRTFNKWIQLLGGKSIDGNQVLFPHDDAVPYHIYIKVLNATDFGVPQNRERVFIVGIRDDVNNRFEWPSPITLEKQLIDILEDEVDEKYFLTKKAVQYLFKGQKERGRNRFNISDGEGISTAITSNYSKGVHNQGETYISHPVCVRWQNKDSGVVIDSKAPSLRSSGGTDIRKKPCVLVKSANSKGFEEATEYDSINFSHPNSKTRRGRVGKKVAQTLDASCNQGICIPVNSPDIKNKDQNGRRFKTNGEVSFTLTSQDRHGVLISNDSGQSFKIRRFTPRECLRLMGFPDYFKIAVSDTQIYRQSGNSIVMDVLSAIINNLKLI